One genomic window of Cannabis sativa cultivar Pink pepper isolate KNU-18-1 chromosome 2, ASM2916894v1, whole genome shotgun sequence includes the following:
- the LOC115720814 gene encoding uncharacterized protein LOC115720814, with amino-acid sequence MEEDFNGCSPKIRISKFDYSVENHLNAMDKISELCGEVVKESSGLDEYETLSSSITFLKEWRRVFNYEPRDVNFACEAEGVASRINLPQFSSATVPQERLPGNVSSREPKDFILYVGGSVWGLDWCPRVHENPESSFKCEFIAIAAHPPGSSYQKIGAPLSGKGLVQIWSLLNICEKEAEIPPMEKPKRGRKKSAVTNTEPNVIKRPRGRPRKTPLIEHTTAGMDGKDLYIEPFCTQVSENSSNLFAIEGVPSYTQEVSPLENIGKQIQGNSGEDHRGSNASNEPICTESLENPSNLLASEGVPSYTQEVSPLENIVQQIQGKSGEDHRGSNASNDGKFETSPTSSSIPNDVALPRVVFCLAHNGRVVWDLKWRPSNANDPSCKYRMGFLAVLLGNGSLEVWEVPHPNTIKMLYTSLHREGSDPRFVKLKPVFKGSILKSGGIQSIPLTVEWSTSPPHEYLLVGCHDGTVAIWKFSENVSSKETRPLLCFSADTAPIRSVGWAPVETDSEGSNVILTAGHGGLKFWDIRDPFRPLWEIHPAPKNIYSADWLADPRCIILSSDDGTMRTLSLTKASYDVPATGKPFTGTKQQGLHAYFCLSFAIWSVHVSRETSIVAYCSADGNVICFQLTTKAVDRDHSRNRAPHFLCGSLTEVESIVTINTVVPDNPVHVLLKKSLSGDNPLALRDVLTRANQAKQEDDDKMENQTSALCLGNDLRVESDHEEETSALLKRKKPTKHAEEKLAVMSIDDEARSSQKKEIEKVSKFEVMPSKAVAMHRVRWNMNKGSEKWLCSGGAAGIVRCQEIVLSDIERNRVMKK; translated from the coding sequence ATGGAAGAAGATTTCAATGGCTGTAGCCCTAAGATTAGAATTTCAAAGTTTGATTACTCAGTAGAGAATCATTTAAACGCCATGGATAAAATATCTGAGCTTTGTGGAGAGGTAGTGAAGGAAAGTAGTGGACTCGATGAGTACGAAACTTTATCGTCCTCAATCACTTTCTTAAAAGAATGGAGGAGGGTATTTAATTATGAACCAAGAGATGTAAATTTCGCATGTGAAGCTGAAGGTGTTGCTAGTAGAATCAACTTGCCACAATTTTCATCAGCAACAGTTCCTCAAGAGAGGCTACCTGGGAATGTTAGTTCTAGGGAGCCTAAAGACTTTATATTATATGTTGGAGGGTCTGTTTGGGGTTTGGATTGGTGTCCAAGAGTCCATGAGAATCCTGAATCTAGTTTTAAATGTGAGTTCATTGCTATTGCTGCTCATCCTCCTGGATCTTCTTATCAAAAGATAGGTGCCCCACTTTCTGGAAAAGGACTCGTTCAAATATGGTCTCTTTTAAATATTTGTGAGAAAGAGGCAGAGATTCCTCCTATGGAAAAGCCAAAACGAGGGCGTAAGAAAAGTGCCGTCACCAACACAGAACCAAATGTAATAAAGAGGCCTAGAGGAAGACCTAGGAAGACCCCACTAATAGAACATACAACTGCTGGGATGGATGGCAAAGACCTATATATTGAACCTTTCTGCACCCAAGTTTCAGAGAATTCTTCCAACTTGTTCGCCATTGAAGGTGTTCCTAGCTATACTCAAGAAGTTTCTCCATTAGAAAACATCGGTAAACAAATACAAGGGAATTCTGGAGAGGATCATCGAGGAAGTAATGCCTCAAATGAACCCATCTGCACCGAAAGTTTAGAGAATCCTTCGAACTTGCTTGCCAGTGAAGGTGTTCCTAGCTATACTCAAGAAGTTTCTCCATTAGAAAACATTGTTCAGCAAATACAAGGGAAATCTGGAGAGGATCATAGAGGCAGTAATGCCTCAAATGATGGTAAATTTGAAACTAGCCCGACTAGTAGTTCTATTCCAAACGATGTTGCTCTGCCTAGAGTTGTGTTCTGCCTAGCTCACAATGGAAGGGTTGTATGGGATTTGAAATGGCGGCCTTCTAACGCAAATGATCCCTCTTGCAAGTATCGAATGGGCTTTCTTGCTGTCTTATTAGGAAATGGATCTTTAGAAGTGTGGGAGGTTCCTCACCCTAATACTATTAAAATGCTCTATACTTCTTTGCACAGGGAAGGCAGTGATCCTCGTTTTGTAAAATTGAAACCCGTATTCAAGGGCTCGATTTTGAAATCTGGTGGCATACAAAGCATTCCTCTTACAGTGGAATGGTCAACTTCACCTCCTCATGAATACTTACTTGTTGGTTGCCACGATGGGACGGTTGCTATATGGAAATTCTCAGAGAATGTTTCCTCCAAAGAAACTAGGCCTTTGCTTTGCTTCAGTGCAGATACAGCTCCTATTAGATCAGTTGGCTGGGCTCCAGTGGAGACTGATTCAGAGGGTTCAAATGTTATATTAACTGCGGGACATGGAGGCTTAAAATTCTGGGACATTCGGGATCCATTCCGTCCTCTGTGGGAAATTCATCCAGCGCCAAAGAATATATATAGTGCGGATTGGCTTGCTGATCCAAGATGTATTATTTTATCCTCTGATGATGGAACAATGAGAACACTCAGCTTAACAAAAGCTTCTTATGATGTACCTGCCACCGGGAAACCATTTACTGGTACGAAACAGCAAGGGTTGCACGCTTATTTTTGTTTATCCTTCGCTATTTGGAGCGTTCACGTTTCAAGAGAAACAAGTATTGTTGCATATTGCAGTGCAGATGGAAATGTTATTTGTTTTCAGCTTACAACAAAAGCGGTAGACAGAGATCATTCTCGTAACCGTGCTCCACATTTCCTGTGTGGTTCACTGACTGAAGTTGAATCTATTGTTACAATCAACACTGTGGTACCTGATAATCCTGTCCATGTACTTTTGAAGAAGTCACTCAGCGGGGATAATCCACTCGCATTGCGAGATGTCTTAACAAGGGCGAATCAAGCAAAGCAAGAAGATGATGACAAGATGGAAAACCAAACTTCAGCTCTTTGTTTAGGCAATGATTTGAGAGTCGAATCCGATCATGAGGAAGAAACATCAGCTTTGCTCAAGAGGAAGAAACCTACAAAACACGCAGAAGAGAAGCTGGCGGTGATGTCTATAGATGATGAAGCAAGAAGCTCACAGAAAAAAGAGATCGAGAAAGTTAGTAAATTTGAGGTTATGCCTTCGAAAGCTGTTGCCATGCATAGAGTGAGATGGAACATGAACAAGGGCAGTGAGAAATGGTTGTGCTCTGGCGGGGCTGCTGGAATCGTTCGCTGTCAAGAGATTGTTTTATCAGATATCGAAAGAAATAGGGTCATGAAAAAATAA
- the LOC115718568 gene encoding uncharacterized protein LOC115718568: protein MAVSLSLYQTTYLPRLLPRHQNQKTPISRFLQFRCSIDPIKKTTTTLRTCKNCKTQFDISLNHLRACRFHTSHFGGETKRKFESVYSGGTMDTPDSGQVFQYWHCCGSEDPSSPGCTAAPHASYDD from the exons ATGGCTGTGTCTCTGAGTCTGTATCAAACTACATATCTTCCTCGATTGCTTCCTCGCCATCAAAATCAGAAGACACCCATTTCGAGATTTCTTCAATTCCGATGCTCCATCGACCCTATTAAGAAGACGACAACCACCCTTAGAACTTGCAAGAATTGCAAAACCCAGTTCGACATTTCACTCAATCACCTTCGAGCCTGTCGTTTCCATACTTCTCATTTTGGTG GAGAAACGAAGAGGAAGTTCGAGAGCGTGTATTCTGGGGGCACAATGGATACTCCCGACTCAGGCCAGGTTTTCCAATATTGGCATTGTTGTGGATCTGAAGATCCCTCAAGCCCTGGATGCACAGCTGCTCCCCATGCCTCCTACGACGACTGA
- the LOC115718513 gene encoding DNA-directed RNA polymerases II and V subunit 8A, with product MVDFLFDDFFSVEGINPNGEKFDKVTRIVAQSEKHGMLLHLDVNTEIYPMQKGDRFLMVLSPTLNWNGAPVSSLENQTERKSLADKFEYIMHGLLYKLAEEGSGSELKVGIYVSYGGLQMVLKGDPACCTKFRHDQNLFLLIRKVPNDLVAK from the exons ATGGTTGATTTCCTTTTCGACGATTTTTTTTCGGTTGAGGGAATAAACCCAAATGGTGAAAAGTTTGATAAAG ttaCTAGAATCGTTGCACAAAGTGAGAAGCATGGCATGTTGTTGCACCTTGATGTAAATACAGAGATATATCCTATGCAAAAAGGAGATAGGTTCTTGATGGTTCTGTCTCCCACCCTTAATTGGAATGGAGCACCTGTTAGTAGCTTGGAGAATCAG ACTGAGCGGAAATCTCTCGCTGACAAATTTGAATACATTATGCATGGATTGCTCTATAAACTGGCAGAAGAAGGCTCAGGTTCAGAGTTAAAAGT GGGGATATATGTTTCTTATGGTGGGCTTCAGATGGTGCTGAAAGGGGATCCTGCCTGTTGTACTAAGTTTAGGCATGATCAGAATTTATTTTTGCTTATTAGAAAGGTTCCAAATGATCTTGTTGCTAAGTAA
- the LOC115721131 gene encoding uncharacterized protein LOC115721131 isoform X1 — translation MGIIKDGTVSGSLPNAQVFAVHYPGYPSSMSRAIQTLGGVQEIQTVRNLHSNRLELHFRPEDPYSHPAFGDFRPCNNLLLRISKSKSTNGQTSVVSDNVGLQGGNILDNKTQTGESKIRSAASNEEAQVQAPETENISADIVARVPEAYHFDGMADYQHVVAVHADVARTKKRKWIEAGATEKGDLLGVDEEDVMTIVPPLFALKDIPENLVLKPSVVLSPKKNQEEVAQPECDVDMEPVLGIDFNINEIPKRINWEDYIPQDSTPWESQMAVSNLFDERPIWIKRALNERLLDKGFNFVHSMLRRLLSRVAYYFSSGPFLRFWIRRGYDPRKDPESRIYQRVDFRVHPSIRSYCDANTANQAKQRWEDICAFRAFPFKCQTSLQLFELEDDYIQQEIRKPPSQTTCTYASGWFSQAVLDSLRHRITVRFLPIYPKSGFGVGVDRLLKAATESFEKSKRRRNKDNVMLHEEEHHQVDAENNDVDVMHGEDVEESNNVEVEIEVEDDDDEDEDEEIQLEEADDEISLQSQSYLDLNTESISRTHLQELFGSFPSNEGGEDKVQDRDISDEEYQILEQDSEDNLSDEYDS, via the exons ATGGGAATCATCAAAGATGGCACAGTGTCTGGGTCTCTACCAAATGCTCAAGTGTTTGCAGTCCATTATCCTGGATATCCTTCCTCCATGTCTCGTGCAATTCAAACCCTTGGGGGTGTTCAAGAAATTCAGacg GTTAGGAATCTTCACTCAAATAGGTTGGAACTCCATTTTCGGCCTGAGGACCCATATTCGCATCCTGCATTTGGGGACTTTCGTCCTTGTAACAATCTGTTGCTCAGAATATCTAAAAGCAAGTCCACCAATGGACAAACTAGTGTAGTTTCTGATAATGTAGGGTTGCAGGGTGGGAATATTCTGgataataaaacacaaacagGTGAATCTAAAATTAGATCAGCTGCTTCCAATGAAGAAGCTCAAGTTCAAGCACCTGAAACTGAAAACATTTCTGCTGATATTGTTGCTCGTGTTCCTGAGGCTTATCACTTTGATG GAATGGCGGATTACCAGCATGTGGTTGCCGTACATGCAGATGTGGCTCGAACGAAGAAGAGAAAATGGATAGAAGCAGGGGCTACTG AAAAGGGTGACCTTCTCGGTGTTGATGAGGAGGATGTGATGACAATAGTGCCTCCACTCTTTGCACTAAAAGATATTCCTGAGAATTTAGT GTTGAAACCATCAGTAGTATTGAGTCCAAAAAAGAATCAAGAGGAAGTTGCTCAGCCTGAATGTGAT GTAGACATGGAGCCTGTCCTTGGAATTGATTTCAACATCAATG AGATACCGAAGAGAATAAATTGGGAGGACTACATTCCTCAGGACTCAACTCCGTGGGAGTCACAGATGGCTGTTTCTAATTTGTTTGATGAGCGACCCATATGGATAAAGCGTGCACTAAATGAACGGTTACTTGATAAGGGATTTAATTTTGTGCATAGTATGCTTAGAAG GCTTCTTTCTAGAGTTGCATACTACTTTTCAAGTGGACCATTTCTAAGGTTCTGGATCAGAAGGGGATATGATCCTCGTAAAGATCCTGAATCTCGCAT ATATCAAAGAGTTGATTTTCGAGTACATCCATCTATTCGAAGTTATTGTGATGCTAACACTGCCAACCA GGCAAAGCAAAGATGGGAGGATATATGTGCATTTCGAGCTTTTCCATTCAAGTGCCAGACGTCATTGCAACTATTCGAACTTGAAGATGACTACATTCAACAAGAGATTAGGAAGCCTCCAAGTCAGACTACTTGCACA TATGCAAGTGGATGGTTTTCACAAGCGGTTCTTGACAGCTTGAGACATCGTATTACAGTAAGGTTCCTACCTATATATCCCAAATCTGGTTTTGGTGTTGGTGTTGATCGTTTACTTAAAGCTGCTACCGAAAGCTTTGAAAAGTCAAAAAGGAGACGCAATAAAGACAATGTAATGCTTCATGAAGAAGAGCACCATCAAGTAGATGCAG AGAACAATGATGTAGATGTTATGCATGGTGAAGATGTTGAGGAATCCAATAACGTAGAGGTTGAGATCGAGGtcgaagatgatgatgatgaggatgagGATGAGGAAATTCAGCTTGAGGAG GCCGACGATGAAATTTCTTTGCAATCTCAATCAT ATTTAGATCTAAACACGGAAAGCATCTCGAGAACCCATTTACAGGAGTTGTTTGGTAGTTTTCCATCCAATGAAGGAGGAGAAGATAAAGTACAAGACAGAGATATAAGCGATGAAGAATATCAAATACTCGAGCAAGATAGTGAAGACAACTTATCCGATGAGTATGACTCCTGA
- the LOC115721131 gene encoding uncharacterized protein LOC115721131 isoform X2, which translates to MGIIKDGTVSGSLPNAQVFAVHYPGYPSSMSRAIQTLGGVQEIQTVRNLHSNRLELHFRPEDPYSHPAFGDFRPCNNLLLRISKSKSTNGQTSVVSDNVGLQGGNILDNKTQTGESKIRSAASNEEAQVQAPETENISADIVARVPEAYHFDGMADYQHVVAVHADVARTKKRKWIEAGATEKGDLLGVDEEDVMTIVPPLFALKDIPENLVLKPSVVLSPKKNQEEVAQPECDVDMEPVLGIDFNINEIPKRINWEDYIPQDSTPWESQMAVSNLFDERPIWIKRALNERLLDKGFNFVHSMLRRLLSRVAYYFSSGPFLRFWIRRGYDPRKDPESRIYQRVDFRVHPSIRSYCDANTANQAKQRWEDICAFRAFPFKCQTSLQLFELEDDYIQQEIRKPPSQTTCTYASGWFSQAVLDSLRHRITVRFLPIYPKSGFGVGVDRLLKAATESFEKSKRRRNKDNVMLHEEEHHQVDAENNDVDVMHGEDVEESNNVEVEIEVEDDDDEDEDEEIQLEEADDEISLQSQSYLNTESISRTHLQELFGSFPSNEGGEDKVQDRDISDEEYQILEQDSEDNLSDEYDS; encoded by the exons ATGGGAATCATCAAAGATGGCACAGTGTCTGGGTCTCTACCAAATGCTCAAGTGTTTGCAGTCCATTATCCTGGATATCCTTCCTCCATGTCTCGTGCAATTCAAACCCTTGGGGGTGTTCAAGAAATTCAGacg GTTAGGAATCTTCACTCAAATAGGTTGGAACTCCATTTTCGGCCTGAGGACCCATATTCGCATCCTGCATTTGGGGACTTTCGTCCTTGTAACAATCTGTTGCTCAGAATATCTAAAAGCAAGTCCACCAATGGACAAACTAGTGTAGTTTCTGATAATGTAGGGTTGCAGGGTGGGAATATTCTGgataataaaacacaaacagGTGAATCTAAAATTAGATCAGCTGCTTCCAATGAAGAAGCTCAAGTTCAAGCACCTGAAACTGAAAACATTTCTGCTGATATTGTTGCTCGTGTTCCTGAGGCTTATCACTTTGATG GAATGGCGGATTACCAGCATGTGGTTGCCGTACATGCAGATGTGGCTCGAACGAAGAAGAGAAAATGGATAGAAGCAGGGGCTACTG AAAAGGGTGACCTTCTCGGTGTTGATGAGGAGGATGTGATGACAATAGTGCCTCCACTCTTTGCACTAAAAGATATTCCTGAGAATTTAGT GTTGAAACCATCAGTAGTATTGAGTCCAAAAAAGAATCAAGAGGAAGTTGCTCAGCCTGAATGTGAT GTAGACATGGAGCCTGTCCTTGGAATTGATTTCAACATCAATG AGATACCGAAGAGAATAAATTGGGAGGACTACATTCCTCAGGACTCAACTCCGTGGGAGTCACAGATGGCTGTTTCTAATTTGTTTGATGAGCGACCCATATGGATAAAGCGTGCACTAAATGAACGGTTACTTGATAAGGGATTTAATTTTGTGCATAGTATGCTTAGAAG GCTTCTTTCTAGAGTTGCATACTACTTTTCAAGTGGACCATTTCTAAGGTTCTGGATCAGAAGGGGATATGATCCTCGTAAAGATCCTGAATCTCGCAT ATATCAAAGAGTTGATTTTCGAGTACATCCATCTATTCGAAGTTATTGTGATGCTAACACTGCCAACCA GGCAAAGCAAAGATGGGAGGATATATGTGCATTTCGAGCTTTTCCATTCAAGTGCCAGACGTCATTGCAACTATTCGAACTTGAAGATGACTACATTCAACAAGAGATTAGGAAGCCTCCAAGTCAGACTACTTGCACA TATGCAAGTGGATGGTTTTCACAAGCGGTTCTTGACAGCTTGAGACATCGTATTACAGTAAGGTTCCTACCTATATATCCCAAATCTGGTTTTGGTGTTGGTGTTGATCGTTTACTTAAAGCTGCTACCGAAAGCTTTGAAAAGTCAAAAAGGAGACGCAATAAAGACAATGTAATGCTTCATGAAGAAGAGCACCATCAAGTAGATGCAG AGAACAATGATGTAGATGTTATGCATGGTGAAGATGTTGAGGAATCCAATAACGTAGAGGTTGAGATCGAGGtcgaagatgatgatgatgaggatgagGATGAGGAAATTCAGCTTGAGGAG GCCGACGATGAAATTTCTTTGCAATCTCAATCAT ATCTAAACACGGAAAGCATCTCGAGAACCCATTTACAGGAGTTGTTTGGTAGTTTTCCATCCAATGAAGGAGGAGAAGATAAAGTACAAGACAGAGATATAAGCGATGAAGAATATCAAATACTCGAGCAAGATAGTGAAGACAACTTATCCGATGAGTATGACTCCTGA